A single window of Pseudoduganella plicata DNA harbors:
- a CDS encoding 5-(carboxyamino)imidazole ribonucleotide synthase — protein sequence MSDPKSAVQGGIDFAALAEPQFLPAVPAANPPVWLGVMGGGQLGRMFAQAAQEMGYQVAVLEPAADCPAGQVAQRLINAGYTDGAALDELVAQCAAVTTEFENVPADSLARLAQQIFVAPNAAGVSVAQDRIAEKAFFVGCAEKSGVLPAPHKIIATQADIDAIGDDLLPGILKTVRMGYDGKGQVRVQSREDVRAAFEAMGQVTCLLEKMLPLAYEISVLTARGVDGKSVVYPIAENVHRDGILFTTTVPGPNVSVECAQKAQAAATAFVAELGYVGVLCVEFFVLTDGTLVVNEMAPRPHNSGHYTMDACITSQFAQQVRAMARLPLGDCRQHSPAVMLNILGDVWFDGETYREPAWDQVAALPGACLHLYGKDDPRPGRKMGHVTFVAHTLDDAQRQLASACAILGIAL from the coding sequence ATGAGCGATCCGAAGTCAGCAGTACAGGGCGGCATCGATTTTGCCGCGCTGGCCGAACCGCAATTCCTCCCCGCCGTGCCCGCCGCCAATCCGCCCGTGTGGCTGGGCGTGATGGGCGGCGGCCAGCTGGGCCGCATGTTCGCCCAGGCCGCCCAGGAGATGGGCTACCAGGTCGCCGTGCTGGAACCGGCCGCCGATTGCCCGGCCGGCCAGGTCGCACAGCGCCTGATCAATGCCGGCTACACGGACGGCGCCGCGCTCGATGAACTGGTGGCGCAGTGCGCCGCCGTCACGACCGAATTCGAGAACGTCCCTGCGGACAGCCTGGCACGGCTGGCGCAGCAGATCTTTGTCGCGCCCAACGCCGCGGGCGTGTCGGTGGCGCAGGACCGCATCGCCGAGAAAGCGTTCTTTGTCGGCTGCGCGGAAAAATCCGGGGTGCTGCCCGCGCCGCACAAGATCATCGCGACGCAGGCGGACATCGACGCCATCGGCGACGACCTGCTGCCCGGCATTCTGAAAACGGTGCGCATGGGCTACGACGGCAAGGGGCAAGTGCGCGTGCAGTCCCGCGAAGACGTGCGCGCCGCGTTCGAGGCGATGGGGCAGGTCACGTGCCTGCTGGAGAAAATGCTGCCGCTGGCGTATGAAATTTCCGTGCTGACGGCGCGCGGCGTGGACGGCAAATCCGTCGTCTACCCGATTGCCGAAAACGTGCACCGTGACGGCATCCTGTTTACGACCACCGTGCCGGGCCCGAACGTGTCAGTCGAGTGCGCGCAGAAGGCGCAGGCCGCGGCAACGGCGTTTGTCGCCGAGCTGGGCTACGTTGGCGTGCTGTGCGTTGAATTTTTTGTGCTGACGGACGGCACGCTGGTCGTCAACGAAATGGCGCCGCGCCCGCACAACAGCGGCCATTACACGATGGACGCGTGCATCACGAGCCAGTTCGCGCAGCAGGTGCGGGCGATGGCACGGCTGCCGCTGGGCGATTGTCGTCAGCATTCCCCGGCCGTCATGCTCAACATCCTGGGCGACGTCTGGTTCGATGGCGAGACGTACCGCGAGCCAGCCTGGGACCAGGTCGCCGCGCTGCCGGGCGCCTGCCTGCACCTGTACGGCAAGGACGATCCACGGCCGGGCCGCAAGATGGGCCACGTGACGTTTGTCGCGCATACGCTCGATGACGCGCAGCGCCAGCTGGCGTCGGCCTGTGCCATTCTGGGGATCGCGTTGTGA
- the purE gene encoding 5-(carboxyamino)imidazole ribonucleotide mutase: MADHNKPLVGVIMGSSSDWDVMQNAVAILKQFGVPFEAQVISAHRMPDEMFTYAETARARGLRAIIAGAGGAAHLPGMVAAKTIVPVLGVPVPSKYLRGEDSLLSIVQMPKGVPVSTFAIGEAGAANAALTAVAIIAATDDALADQLEAFRSQQTAAAKAMILPVD; encoded by the coding sequence ATGGCCGATCACAACAAGCCGCTCGTCGGCGTCATCATGGGTTCCAGTTCCGACTGGGACGTGATGCAGAATGCCGTCGCCATCCTGAAGCAGTTCGGCGTGCCGTTCGAAGCGCAGGTGATCTCGGCGCACCGCATGCCGGACGAAATGTTCACGTACGCGGAAACAGCGCGTGCCCGTGGGCTGCGCGCGATCATCGCCGGTGCGGGCGGGGCCGCGCACCTGCCCGGCATGGTGGCGGCGAAAACCATCGTGCCCGTGCTGGGCGTGCCGGTGCCGTCGAAATACCTGCGCGGCGAGGATTCGCTGCTGTCGATCGTGCAGATGCCCAAGGGCGTGCCCGTGTCGACGTTCGCCATCGGCGAAGCCGGTGCCGCCAATGCGGCGCTGACGGCGGTGGCGATCATCGCCGCCACGGACGACGCGCTGGCCGACCAGCTCGAAGCCTTCCGTTCCCAACAGACCGCGGCCGCCAAGGCCATGATTTTGCCGGTTGATTAA
- the fba gene encoding class II fructose-bisphosphate aldolase (catalyzes the reversible aldol condensation of dihydroxyacetonephosphate and glyceraldehyde 3-phosphate in the Calvin cycle, glycolysis, and/or gluconeogenesis), with amino-acid sequence MSLVSMRQLLDHAAEHGYGLPAFNVNNLEQVQAIMAAADAVNSPVIMQASAGARKYAGEAFLRHLIDAAIEAYPHIPVVMHQDHGQSPAVCMAAIRSGFSSVMMDGSLEADGKSVASYDYNVEVSREVVKFSHAIGVTVEAELGVLGSLETMKGDKEDGHGAEGTMTREQLLTDVAQAADFVERTGCDALAIAIGTSHGAYKFTRKPTGDILAIDRIKEIHARIPNTHLVMHGSSSVPQELLAIIREFGGDMKETYGVPVEEIQEGIRHGVRKINIDTDIRLAMTAAVRKYMFQNPSKFDPRDFLKPARLAAEEVVKARFLAFGCEGRASQIKPIPLEKMAERYKAGELAQIVK; translated from the coding sequence ATGTCCCTCGTATCCATGCGTCAGCTGCTGGACCATGCCGCCGAACACGGCTATGGCTTGCCGGCTTTTAACGTCAACAACCTGGAACAAGTGCAGGCCATCATGGCTGCCGCCGACGCCGTCAACAGCCCGGTGATCATGCAGGCGTCCGCTGGCGCCCGCAAATATGCCGGCGAAGCGTTCCTGCGCCACCTGATCGACGCGGCCATTGAAGCGTATCCGCACATCCCTGTCGTCATGCACCAGGATCACGGCCAGTCGCCGGCGGTCTGCATGGCCGCGATCCGCTCCGGCTTCTCCTCCGTCATGATGGACGGTTCGCTGGAGGCGGACGGCAAGTCGGTCGCGTCGTACGACTACAACGTGGAAGTGTCGCGTGAAGTGGTGAAGTTCTCGCACGCCATCGGCGTGACCGTCGAAGCGGAACTCGGCGTGCTGGGCTCGCTTGAAACGATGAAGGGCGACAAGGAAGACGGCCACGGCGCCGAAGGCACGATGACGCGCGAACAGCTGCTGACGGACGTGGCGCAAGCGGCCGACTTCGTCGAGCGCACCGGGTGCGACGCGCTGGCCATCGCCATCGGCACCTCGCACGGCGCCTACAAATTCACGCGCAAGCCAACGGGCGACATCCTGGCGATCGACCGCATCAAGGAAATCCACGCGCGCATCCCCAACACCCACCTGGTGATGCACGGTTCGTCGTCGGTGCCTCAGGAACTGCTGGCCATCATCCGTGAATTCGGTGGCGACATGAAGGAAACCTACGGCGTGCCTGTCGAGGAAATCCAGGAAGGCATCCGTCACGGCGTGCGCAAGATCAACATCGACACCGACATCCGCCTGGCGATGACGGCGGCGGTGCGCAAGTACATGTTCCAGAACCCGTCGAAGTTCGATCCGCGCGACTTCCTGAAGCCGGCCCGTCTGGCGGCCGAAGAAGTCGTCAAGGCCCGTTTCCTGGCGTTCGGCTGCGAAGGCCGCGCCTCGCAGATCAAGCCGATTCCGCTGGAAAAAATGGCAGAACGTTACAAGGCCGGTGAACTGGCCCAGATTGTGAAGTAA
- a CDS encoding phosphoribosylaminoimidazolesuccinocarboxamide synthase has translation MKSLHQSSIQSLPLLGHGKVRDNYAVGDDKILIVTTDRLSAFDVVMNEPIPGKGMVLNQMSDFWFEKLGHIVPNHLTGIAPESVVAADEVEQVKGRAVVAKRLKPIMVEAVVRGYIIGSGWKDYQETGKICGIDLPAGLRQAEKLPEPLFTPAAKADLGEHDENISFADMESRIGAELAARMREVSIQLYKTAAEYAATRGIIIADTKFEFGLDENGVMHLMDEVLTADSSRFWPADSYAPGMSPPSFDKQFVRDYLETLTEWKKTPPAPTLPQEVIDKTQAKYFEAIERLTGEKLKV, from the coding sequence ATGAAAAGCCTTCACCAGTCCTCCATCCAGTCCCTGCCCCTGCTCGGCCACGGTAAAGTCCGCGACAATTACGCTGTCGGCGACGACAAGATCCTGATCGTCACGACCGACCGCCTGTCGGCCTTCGACGTTGTGATGAACGAACCGATCCCCGGCAAGGGCATGGTCTTGAACCAGATGAGCGATTTCTGGTTTGAAAAGCTCGGCCACATCGTGCCGAACCACCTGACCGGCATCGCGCCCGAGTCCGTGGTGGCAGCCGACGAAGTGGAGCAGGTGAAGGGCCGCGCCGTCGTGGCCAAGCGCCTGAAGCCGATCATGGTGGAAGCCGTCGTGCGCGGCTACATCATCGGCTCCGGCTGGAAGGATTACCAGGAAACCGGCAAGATCTGCGGCATCGACCTGCCGGCCGGCCTGCGCCAGGCCGAAAAGCTGCCGGAACCGCTGTTCACGCCGGCGGCAAAAGCGGACCTGGGCGAGCACGACGAGAACATCAGCTTTGCCGACATGGAAAGCCGCATCGGCGCCGAACTGGCCGCCAGAATGCGCGAAGTGAGCATCCAGCTGTACAAGACGGCGGCCGAATACGCGGCCACGCGCGGCATCATCATTGCCGACACGAAGTTCGAATTCGGCCTCGATGAAAACGGCGTCATGCACCTGATGGACGAAGTGCTGACGGCCGATTCGTCGCGCTTCTGGCCCGCCGATTCGTACGCGCCGGGCATGTCGCCGCCGTCGTTCGACAAGCAGTTCGTGCGCGACTACCTGGAAACGCTGACGGAGTGGAAGAAGACGCCACCGGCGCCAACGCTGCCGCAGGAAGTCATCGACAAGACCCAGGCCAAGTATTTCGAAGCGATCGAACGCCTGACGGGCGAGAAGCTGAAGGTCTGA
- a CDS encoding phosphoglycerate kinase — MQAVLNFTRLDDLIAQNALQGKRVFIRADLNVPQDDAGNITEDTRIRASVPAIQAAVKAGARVMVTSHLGRPTEGEFKPEDSLAPVAARLAELLGQPVELKQNWTDGTGLENLQSGQVVLLENVRVNKGEKKNTDELAQKMARLCDVYVNDAFGTAHRAEASTHGIAKFAPVAAAGPLLAAELDALGKALGAPARPLLAIVAGSKVSSKLSILKSLADKVDNLVVGGGIANTFMLAAGLKIGKSLAEPDLVEEARAIIDMMAKRGAQVPIPTDVVCAKEFSPTTTATVKKVADVADDDMILDIGPETAQHLAEQIARAGTIVWNGPVGVFEFDQFGNGTKTLALAIADSKGFSIAGGGDTLAAIAKYAITDKIGYISTGGGAFLEFLEGKTLPAVEVLVQRAAK; from the coding sequence ATGCAAGCTGTTCTGAACTTCACTCGCCTCGACGATCTGATCGCGCAAAACGCGCTGCAAGGCAAGCGGGTCTTTATCCGCGCCGACCTCAATGTGCCGCAGGACGATGCCGGCAACATTACCGAAGACACCCGCATCCGCGCTTCCGTGCCTGCCATCCAGGCAGCGGTCAAAGCCGGTGCCAGGGTGATGGTCACGTCCCACCTGGGGCGCCCGACGGAAGGCGAGTTCAAGCCGGAAGACAGCCTGGCGCCCGTCGCGGCCCGCCTGGCCGAGCTGCTGGGCCAGCCGGTCGAACTGAAACAGAACTGGACCGACGGCACCGGCCTGGAAAACCTGCAGAGTGGTCAGGTCGTGCTGCTGGAAAACGTGCGCGTCAACAAGGGCGAGAAAAAGAACACGGACGAGCTGGCGCAGAAGATGGCCAGGCTGTGCGACGTCTACGTCAACGACGCGTTCGGCACCGCGCACCGCGCCGAAGCGTCCACGCACGGCATCGCCAAATTCGCACCGGTCGCCGCCGCCGGTCCGCTGCTGGCCGCTGAACTGGATGCACTGGGCAAGGCGCTGGGCGCCCCGGCGCGTCCGCTGCTGGCCATCGTGGCTGGCTCGAAAGTGTCGTCCAAGCTGTCGATCCTGAAGTCGCTGGCCGACAAGGTCGACAACCTGGTCGTCGGCGGCGGCATTGCCAATACGTTCATGCTGGCTGCCGGCCTGAAGATCGGCAAGTCGCTGGCCGAGCCGGATCTGGTGGAAGAAGCCCGGGCGATCATCGACATGATGGCCAAGCGTGGCGCGCAGGTGCCGATCCCGACGGATGTCGTCTGCGCCAAGGAGTTCTCGCCAACGACCACCGCAACCGTCAAGAAGGTGGCGGACGTGGCCGACGACGACATGATCCTGGACATCGGTCCGGAAACGGCGCAACACCTGGCCGAGCAGATCGCCAGGGCCGGTACGATCGTCTGGAACGGCCCGGTCGGCGTGTTCGAGTTCGACCAGTTCGGCAACGGCACGAAGACGCTGGCGCTGGCGATTGCCGACTCGAAGGGCTTCTCGATCGCGGGTGGCGGCGACACGCTGGCAGCGATTGCAAAATACGCCATTACCGATAAAATTGGTTATATCTCGACCGGCGGCGGCGCCTTCCTGGAATTCCTCGAAGGCAAAACCTTGCCGGCGGTGGAAGTGCTCGTCCAACGAGCTGCCAAGTAA
- a CDS encoding DUF2946 family protein: protein MDDIVKQAMAKWPNVPHCYGWLALDARGNWRMRDERAQQMNEPGDKLTNAALVGFINRNYQRDERGCWFFQNGPQRVFLNLESTPFVVRTDPAQGLVLHTGASMPPVEAAYLTEAGELILQAGDIVAQLDDRDFAQALAWFDVDGEALLKWIERPEAELTMRLAGNQINVEHIGRDDAPVRLGFVRVPTGVTVDAPTAGA, encoded by the coding sequence ATGGACGATATCGTAAAACAGGCAATGGCCAAATGGCCGAACGTGCCGCACTGCTACGGCTGGCTGGCGCTGGACGCACGCGGCAACTGGCGCATGCGCGACGAGCGGGCGCAGCAGATGAACGAACCGGGCGACAAGCTGACGAACGCGGCGCTGGTCGGCTTCATCAACCGCAACTACCAGCGCGACGAGCGCGGTTGCTGGTTCTTCCAGAACGGTCCGCAGCGGGTGTTTCTGAACCTGGAAAGCACACCGTTCGTGGTACGGACGGATCCGGCCCAGGGACTCGTGCTGCACACGGGGGCGTCGATGCCGCCGGTGGAAGCGGCGTACCTGACGGAAGCCGGCGAGCTGATCCTGCAGGCCGGCGACATCGTCGCGCAGCTGGACGACCGCGACTTTGCGCAGGCGCTGGCGTGGTTCGACGTGGATGGCGAGGCGCTGCTGAAATGGATCGAACGGCCGGAGGCCGAGCTGACGATGCGCCTCGCGGGCAACCAGATCAATGTCGAGCACATCGGCCGCGACGATGCGCCGGTGCGGCTGGGGTTTGTGCGGGTGCCGACGGGCGTGACCGTCGACGCCCCTACCGCCGGGGCGTAG
- the pyk gene encoding pyruvate kinase, translating to MSRGTKIVATIGPASTDLNVLTKMIRAGVDVVRLNFSHGKAQDHIDRANLVRQAAAECGREVAIMADMQGPKIRVGKFEEGKINLVNGDKFILDSKWGENGELGNQERVGLDYKNLPNDLRPKDVLLLNDGLIVLVVDRIAGSEIHTTVKIGGELSNNKGINRQGGGLTAPALTAKDMEDIKTAMSFQADYLAISFPKNATDMEMARQLANIAGEPYGHKPQMIAKIERAEAIPALQEILNASDGIMVARGDLAVEVGNAAVPALQKRMIRMARESNKIAITATQMMESMIFNAVPTRAEVSDVANAVLDGTDAVMASAETASGRYPIETVEMMAAVCVEAEQSEYNKLDADFLNVRFTRIDQSIAYGALFTAHHLRVKAIVALTESGSTALWMSRHNIDTPIFALTPSVTTQRKASLYRNVRAHYLVQQGSSREVLKQTEDLLVEHGIARKGDMIVVTWGEPMGQVGGTNALKIVKVGEFS from the coding sequence ATGTCCCGTGGCACCAAAATCGTCGCAACCATCGGCCCCGCTTCCACCGACCTCAATGTGCTGACCAAAATGATCCGCGCCGGCGTGGACGTGGTGCGGCTGAACTTCTCGCACGGCAAGGCACAGGATCACATCGATCGCGCCAACTTGGTGCGGCAGGCAGCGGCGGAATGCGGGCGCGAAGTGGCCATCATGGCCGACATGCAGGGTCCGAAGATCCGCGTAGGCAAATTTGAAGAAGGCAAGATCAATCTGGTCAACGGCGACAAGTTCATCCTGGACTCGAAGTGGGGCGAGAACGGCGAGCTGGGCAACCAGGAACGCGTCGGCCTGGACTATAAAAACCTGCCGAACGACCTGCGGCCGAAAGACGTGCTGTTGCTTAACGACGGCCTGATCGTGCTGGTCGTCGACCGCATTGCCGGCAGCGAAATCCACACGACGGTCAAGATCGGTGGCGAGCTGTCCAACAACAAGGGCATCAACCGCCAGGGCGGCGGCCTGACGGCGCCGGCACTGACGGCCAAGGACATGGAAGACATCAAGACGGCCATGAGCTTCCAGGCTGACTATCTGGCCATCTCGTTCCCGAAAAACGCCACCGACATGGAAATGGCGCGCCAACTGGCGAACATTGCCGGCGAACCGTACGGCCACAAGCCGCAGATGATCGCCAAGATCGAGCGCGCCGAAGCGATTCCGGCGCTGCAGGAAATCCTGAACGCGTCGGACGGCATCATGGTCGCCCGTGGCGACCTGGCTGTCGAAGTGGGCAACGCCGCCGTGCCGGCGCTGCAGAAGCGCATGATCCGCATGGCGCGCGAATCGAACAAGATCGCCATCACCGCCACGCAGATGATGGAATCGATGATCTTCAATGCCGTACCCACGCGCGCGGAAGTGTCCGACGTGGCCAATGCCGTGCTGGACGGCACCGATGCCGTCATGGCGTCGGCCGAAACCGCTTCCGGCCGTTATCCGATCGAGACGGTGGAAATGATGGCCGCCGTCTGCGTGGAAGCCGAGCAATCCGAATACAACAAGCTGGACGCCGATTTCCTCAACGTCCGTTTCACGCGCATCGACCAGTCGATCGCCTACGGTGCCCTGTTCACGGCCCACCACCTGCGCGTCAAGGCGATCGTTGCCCTGACCGAATCCGGTTCCACCGCGCTGTGGATGAGCCGTCACAATATCGACACCCCGATCTTCGCGCTGACCCCCAGCGTCACCACGCAGCGCAAGGCTTCGCTGTACCGCAACGTGCGCGCGCATTATCTGGTGCAGCAGGGCTCCAGTCGCGAAGTGCTGAAGCAGACCGAGGATCTGCTGGTCGAGCATGGCATCGCCAGGAAGGGCGACATGATCGTCGTCACGTGGGGCGAGCCGATGGGGCAGGTCGGCGGCACCAACGCGCTGAAGATCGTCAAGGTGGGCGAGTTCAGCTAG
- a CDS encoding AzlC family ABC transporter permease: MNKASDVVTPDPAAWRDGVRTGIPTLFGIGAWGLVVGVAMIKSGLTLPQALGMTLLVFAGSAQLASLPLIAAGAPIWVIFTTGLVVNLRFVIFSALLAPHFRMLPWYQRLHLGFVSGDISIALFLQRYPDPAPSKGKLSYLKGLLYPNWASWQIGSIAGIFLGNVVPAEWGLGFAGTLAILCVMVPMVASRPALCGVLVAGGVSVLAAGLPYKLGLLAAVLVGMFTAMAVEELGDRFAAAKGQP; the protein is encoded by the coding sequence ATGAACAAAGCAAGCGACGTCGTCACCCCTGACCCCGCCGCCTGGCGCGATGGCGTCCGGACCGGTATTCCCACCTTGTTCGGCATCGGCGCCTGGGGCCTTGTTGTCGGCGTCGCCATGATCAAGTCCGGCCTGACGCTGCCGCAGGCGCTCGGCATGACGTTGCTGGTGTTTGCCGGCTCGGCCCAGCTGGCGTCGCTGCCGCTGATCGCGGCCGGCGCGCCGATCTGGGTGATCTTTACGACCGGGCTCGTCGTCAACCTGCGCTTCGTCATCTTTTCCGCGTTGCTCGCGCCGCACTTCCGGATGTTGCCGTGGTACCAGCGTCTGCACCTGGGCTTCGTGTCCGGCGACATTTCCATCGCACTTTTCCTGCAACGCTATCCCGACCCCGCGCCTTCGAAAGGCAAGTTGTCGTACCTGAAGGGATTGTTGTATCCCAACTGGGCGTCGTGGCAGATCGGCTCCATTGCCGGTATTTTCCTCGGCAACGTCGTGCCGGCGGAGTGGGGGCTGGGTTTTGCCGGCACGCTGGCCATCCTGTGCGTGATGGTGCCCATGGTGGCGAGCCGGCCAGCGCTGTGCGGCGTGCTCGTGGCCGGCGGCGTCTCCGTGCTGGCTGCCGGGCTGCCTTATAAACTGGGATTGCTGGCCGCCGTGCTGGTCGGCATGTTCACGGCCATGGCCGTCGAGGAACTGGGCGACAGGTTCGCCGCCGCGAAAGGGCAGCCATGA
- a CDS encoding zinc-finger domain-containing protein: MSNATTPVELEGKDLPAFCPNPAMPLWSGHPRVFLDFAANGEAKCPYCGTAYRIKPGSAVHHH, from the coding sequence ATGAGCAACGCCACCACGCCAGTCGAACTCGAAGGTAAGGACCTGCCGGCATTCTGCCCGAACCCGGCCATGCCGCTGTGGTCGGGGCACCCCCGCGTGTTCCTGGATTTCGCCGCCAACGGTGAAGCCAAATGCCCGTACTGCGGCACCGCGTACCGCATCAAGCCAGGCTCGGCCGTTCATCACCACTGA
- a CDS encoding AzlD domain-containing protein, translated as MSDLEIWIVIVALAVSTAITRSGFWLVGHRVTIPRRVNEMLRYAPSCALAAIIGPDLLLEPESLQVTLLNGKLLAGIASVGWYLWRRNMLETIVFGMLFFTALRLLHLF; from the coding sequence ATGAGCGACCTGGAAATCTGGATCGTCATCGTCGCGCTGGCCGTCTCGACGGCGATTACCCGCAGCGGCTTCTGGCTGGTGGGCCACCGGGTGACGATCCCCCGCCGCGTGAATGAAATGCTGCGTTATGCGCCGTCGTGCGCGCTGGCCGCCATCATCGGCCCGGACCTGCTGCTGGAGCCGGAATCCTTACAGGTGACGCTGCTGAACGGCAAACTGCTGGCGGGCATCGCCTCGGTGGGCTGGTATCTGTGGCGCCGCAATATGCTGGAAACCATCGTGTTCGGCATGCTGTTCTTTACGGCGCTGAGACTGTTGCATTTGTTCTAA
- a CDS encoding beta-barrel assembly-enhancing protease, whose translation MNATQFPRRLVALAAALLIAAPVTPAQTALAPAHVPNLPSLGDTSREALSPITERKLGEEIMRDIRFDHDYLDDPPIIEYLNALGNTLVTARPGARGEANYDYFFFCVRDPMLNAFALPGGFIGVHSGLLLAAQTESELASVLSHEIGHVAQRHIARQLGEQKTDALIPLAAMILAALAAKNNPDAAMGVMMGGQGVAIQRQLNFGRDAEREADRIGFQIMGAAGYETNGMVAFFQRLQSATRNYSDLVPAYLQSHPLTTERIADIQARIREQPYRQRVDALDFFLVRARARVLQDTSSKGLAETEEFLRNQLEQPSRHQIASAQYGMAILALKRRDYAGAQTWLDKAAATIHRPPAAGAFSSPLPKGIADSVLAYTSLEIKVDQEDKPAIIAQAIREGEAAHAKFPLSRGIVWQYADALIKGGKPEQAERFLRDQLQMYRSEPELQDLLAQAYSKMGKIALQHIALAESYALLGGTQAALDQLELARKSRDASFYEQAVIDAREREWQAKRREAMGEKGKDKGAGFAVTGSVKATTVQEEQEPVDPSCRGMLANSPRCADGRFGTPRATPWSQAPAAGTTPRR comes from the coding sequence GTGAATGCGACCCAATTCCCCCGCCGTCTCGTGGCGCTGGCAGCAGCGCTGCTGATTGCCGCCCCCGTCACGCCGGCGCAAACCGCGCTGGCGCCGGCCCATGTGCCGAACCTGCCGAGCCTCGGCGATACGTCGCGCGAGGCGCTGTCTCCCATCACCGAGCGCAAGCTGGGCGAGGAGATCATGCGCGACATCCGCTTCGATCATGATTACCTCGACGACCCTCCCATCATCGAGTACCTGAACGCGCTGGGCAATACGCTGGTCACGGCGCGGCCCGGGGCGCGCGGCGAGGCGAACTACGATTACTTCTTCTTCTGCGTGCGCGATCCGATGCTGAACGCGTTCGCGCTGCCGGGCGGCTTCATCGGCGTCCACTCCGGGCTGCTGCTGGCGGCGCAGACGGAGTCGGAGCTGGCGTCCGTGCTGTCGCACGAGATCGGCCACGTGGCGCAGCGGCATATCGCGCGCCAGCTGGGCGAACAGAAAACGGATGCGCTGATTCCGCTGGCGGCGATGATCCTGGCGGCGCTGGCGGCGAAAAACAATCCCGATGCGGCGATGGGCGTCATGATGGGCGGGCAGGGCGTCGCGATCCAGCGTCAGCTCAATTTCGGGCGCGATGCCGAGCGCGAAGCGGATCGCATCGGTTTCCAGATCATGGGCGCGGCCGGCTACGAGACCAACGGCATGGTGGCGTTCTTCCAGCGGTTGCAGTCGGCCACGCGCAACTACAGCGACCTGGTGCCGGCCTATCTTCAAAGCCACCCGCTGACGACCGAGCGGATTGCCGACATCCAGGCGCGCATCCGCGAGCAGCCGTACCGCCAGCGCGTCGACGCGCTGGACTTCTTCCTCGTCCGCGCGCGTGCCCGCGTGTTGCAGGATACGTCCAGCAAGGGCCTGGCGGAAACGGAAGAGTTCCTGCGCAACCAGCTGGAGCAGCCGAGCCGGCACCAGATTGCATCGGCCCAGTACGGCATGGCGATCCTGGCGCTGAAGCGGCGCGATTACGCCGGCGCGCAGACGTGGCTGGACAAGGCCGCCGCCACGATCCACCGTCCGCCTGCCGCAGGCGCGTTCAGCTCGCCGCTGCCGAAAGGGATCGCGGACAGCGTGCTGGCGTACACGTCGCTAGAGATCAAGGTGGACCAGGAGGACAAGCCGGCCATCATCGCGCAGGCCATCCGCGAAGGCGAGGCGGCGCATGCCAAGTTCCCGCTGTCGCGCGGCATCGTCTGGCAGTATGCCGACGCGCTGATCAAGGGCGGCAAGCCCGAACAGGCGGAGCGCTTCCTGCGCGACCAGTTGCAGATGTACCGCAGCGAACCGGAACTGCAGGACCTGCTGGCGCAGGCGTATTCGAAGATGGGCAAGATCGCGCTGCAGCATATCGCGCTGGCCGAATCCTATGCGCTGCTGGGCGGCACGCAGGCGGCGCTGGACCAGCTGGAGCTGGCCCGCAAGTCGCGCGATGCGTCGTTCTACGAGCAGGCCGTCATCGATGCGCGCGAGCGCGAATGGCAGGCCAAGCGGCGCGAGGCGATGGGCGAGAAAGGCAAGGACAAGGGGGCGGGATTTGCCGTCACGGGCAGCGTCAAGGCAACCACCGTGCAGGAGGAGCAGGAGCCCGTCGATCCGTCGTGCCGGGGCATGCTGGCCAATTCGCCGCGCTGTGCCGATGGCCGGTTCGGCACGCCGCGCGCGACGCCGTGGAGCCAGGCGCCCGCCGCAGGAACTACGCCCCGGCGGTAG
- a CDS encoding YybH family protein: MKKKQLNGSPAEVEAAFYDALNRADVEALMALWADDEEIVCVHPGGARLIGHRAIRESWTMLLEHGGLPGRPSQLHETHNLMSAVHTVVQGSTSSQGEPHHLIATNVYMKTPKGWRMVLHHVSTAPGPVPSEAHSTVLH, encoded by the coding sequence ATGAAGAAGAAACAACTGAACGGCAGCCCTGCGGAAGTCGAAGCCGCGTTCTACGACGCGCTCAACCGCGCCGACGTCGAGGCGCTGATGGCACTGTGGGCCGATGACGAGGAAATCGTCTGCGTCCACCCGGGCGGTGCCCGCCTGATCGGCCACCGCGCCATCCGGGAATCGTGGACGATGCTGCTGGAACACGGTGGCCTGCCGGGCCGCCCATCGCAACTGCACGAAACGCACAACCTGATGAGCGCCGTCCACACGGTGGTCCAGGGCTCGACGTCCTCGCAGGGTGAACCGCACCACCTGATCGCCACCAACGTCTATATGAAAACGCCGAAAGGCTGGCGCATGGTGCTGCATCACGTCTCGACCGCGCCAGGCCCGGTCCCGTCCGAAGCCCACTCGACGGTGCTGCACTGA